In Aegilops tauschii subsp. strangulata cultivar AL8/78 chromosome 3, Aet v6.0, whole genome shotgun sequence, one genomic interval encodes:
- the LOC109738546 gene encoding uncharacterized protein → MMASSSSSSDLSADHQLLQDDLPWPSSSLPPPLAPALHHAVGGNHHQWSQPLMLEQLSSDELEALLSAQVHQHHSHSQLLAAPLTTNPHHQLSSLLMMQELGFQWSSSCGAADGDSNETAQDAVKEDAELPGPLALPRPSSSSSMAYDDDMAVDGAVVLPSVNVSRLQKIPCPVAAGPFGGRAEATLEMLASAKFCKSLLSCSQASSTVLLHNGGGTAPLLGMGEHHVAYGLPPPVHRLQGPSSILHTYNKMGVPAALLSGNGSALQAAAGRSSGGGSLHEEQQLQMVAVSSKKKARLLHSRPATNNNILPSFKVRKEKLGDRIAALQQMVSPFGKTDTASVLMEAIGYIKFLQDQVETLSGPYMRSAKHKKARTTQQRGLSDTGHQKEEAKVDLRSRGLCLVPLACTSYVTNENGIWAPPNFRGN, encoded by the exons ATGATGGCatcctcgtcttcctcctccgaCCTCAGCGCGGATCACCAGCTCTTGCAAGATGACCTCCCATGgccttcttcttccctgccgccgccgctcgctCCAGCTCTTCATCACGCTGTCGGAGGCAACCACCACCAATGGAGCCAACCACTAATGCT TGAGCAGTTGAGTTCAGACGAGCTTGAGGCACTCCTGTCAGCACAAGTCCACCAGCATCATAGCCATAGCCAGTTGCTTGCTGCTCCATTGACAACAAACCCTCATCATCAGCTGAGCTCACTGCTGATGATGCAAGAGCTAGGGTTCCAATGGAGTAGCAGCTGTGGCGCCGCCGATGGAGACTCAAACGAGACAGCGCAAGATGCGGTCAAAGAGGACGCCGAGCTACCGGGGCCCCTTGCGCTTCCAAGACCGTCATCGTCGTCGAGCATGGCTTACGATGACGACATGGCCGTTGACGGTGCCGTCGTGCTCCCAAGCGTCAATGTCTCGCGGCTGCAGAAGATTCCATGCCCAGTCGCGGCGGGGCCTTTTGGCGGCCGCGCGGAGGCGACCCTCGAGATGCTAGCTTCGGCTAAATTCTGCAAGAGCCTGCTGAGCTGCAGCCAAGCTTCTTCGACGGTGCTGCTCCATAACGGCGGTGGGACGGCGCCATTGCTGGGGATGGGAGAGCATCATGTGGCATATGGGCTCCCTCCTCCTGTTCATCGTCTTCAAGGGCCATCCTCCATTCTCCACACCTACAACAAG ATGGGTGTGCCTGCTGCTTTATTGAGCGGAAACGGAAGTGCGCTGCAAGCAGCGGCGGGGAGATCATCAGGAGGGGGAAGCCTGCACGAGGAGCAGCAATTGCAAATGGTAGCAGTATCGTCGAAGAAGAAGGCTCGGCTGCTCCACTCGCGGCCCGCCACCAACAACAATATCCTCCCTTCTTTCAAG GTAAGGAAAGAGAAGCTAGGGGATAGGATTGCTGCTCTTCAACAGATGGTCTCACCCTTCGGCAAG ACTGACACAGCATCAGTGCTGATGGAGGCCATTGGGTACATCAAGTTTCTTCAAGACCAGGTCGAG ACTTTAAGCGGGCCGTACATGAGATCAGCCAAACATAAGAAAGCCAGGACAACACAACAGCGG GGGCTGTCAGACACCGGACATCAGAAGGAGGAAGCAAAGGTTGATCTTCGCAGTAGAGGGTTGTGCTTGGTGCCTCTCGCGTGCACATCCTACGTCACCAACGAGAATGGCATCTGGGCGCCACCTAATTTTAGGGGAAACTAA
- the LOC109738545 gene encoding putative pentatricopeptide repeat-containing protein At3g15200 translates to MPPAPAYAVLAAAFRTKTPVSVHRWLGVFASRTPTVRQNALEVLPDAALPPRFHPSILPSGYVLGSPRFCHTSASEDSPDVRAGEVLRVLKSCAADADLGKDLRQFANEMDEDVVLKVLQKQRSNWQIALLFFNWAAGLPSYEHGPRTYTEMLDILGRMKKVRLMRQLFDEIPEQRRGLVVTNRMFAVLLNRYAGAHKVQEAIEIFYKRKDYGFEVDLVGFQILLMSLCRYKHVEEAEALFLQKKDEFPPVIKSWNIILNGWCVKGSLADAKRVWNEIIASKLKPDLFTYGTFINALTKAGKLSTAVKLFTSMWEKGINPDVAICNCIIDQLCFKKKIPEALKIFGEMNDRGCQADVATYNTLIKHFCKIRRTEKVYELLDDMEKKGCSPNNMTYTYILKTTEKPRDVMNLIQRMEESGCKLDSDTYNLILNLYVSMKYEKGVQQVWEEMERNGSGPDQRSFTIMVHGLHSQGQLDQALQYYTTMKSRGMTPEPRTRILVKAIHMKKDGPETEDRSPSMTGKNLKLDRRSGLFQVRK, encoded by the exons atgccgccggcgccggcgtacGCCGTCCTCGCCGCAGCCTTCAGGACGAAAACCCCCGTCTCCG TTCATAGGTGGCTCGGCGTTTTTGCTTCACGCACGCCGACTGTTCGACAGAATGCTTTGGAGGTGCTTCCTGATGCAGCCTTGCCTCCACGCTTCCACCCAAGCATTCTTCCAAGTGGATATGTTCTCGGTTCACCAAGGTTTTGCCATACAAGCGCTTCAGAGGATTCCCCAGATGTCCGCGCCGGTGAAGTTCTGAGAGTTCTGAAGTCCTGTGCTGCTGATGCTGACCTTGGCAAAGACCTCCGTCAGTTTGCCAATGAGATGGACGAGGATGTTGTTCTGAAAGTCCTCCAGAAGCAGAGGTCCAATTGGCAGATTGCGCTGTTGTTCTTCAATTGGGCAGCCGGGCTGCCTTCGTATGAGCACGGCCCAAGGACCTACACTGAGATGCTTGACATCCTTGGGCGGATGAAGAAGGTCAGGCTTATGAGGCAGCTCTTCGATGAGATTCCTGAACAACGCCGTGGGTTGGTTGTAACGAACAGGATGTTTGCTGTCTTGTTGAACCGGTATGCAGGGGCGCACAAGGTGCAAGAAGCGATCGAGATATTCTACAAGAGGAAGGATTATGGGTTCGAGGTCGACTTGGTTGGATTCCAGATACTTCTGATGTCGCTCTGTCGGTACAAGCATGTTGAGGAGGCTGAGGCCCTCTTTCTCCAGAAGAAAGATGAGTTCCCTCCTGTCATAAAGAGCTGGAACATCATTCTTAATGGTTGGTGTGTCAAGGGAAGCCTGGCTGATGCTAAAAGGGTTTGGAACGAGATCATTGCATCTAAGCTTAAGCCGGACCTGTTCACATATGGTACGTTCATAAATGCACTAACCAAAGCTGGCAAACTTAGTACGGCTGTGAAACTATTCACAAGCATGTGGGAGAAGGGAATCAATCCCGACGTGGCAATTTGCAACTGTATCATTGACCAGTTGTGCTTCAAGAAAAAGATTCCAGAAGCACTTAAGATTTTTGGTGAGATGAATGACCGTGGTTGTCAAGCAGATGTGGCCACCTACAACACTTTGATCAAACACTTCTGTAAGATAAGGCGGACGGAAAAAGTTTATGAGCTTTTGGATGATATGGAGAAGAAGGGATGCTCTCCAAACAACATGACATACACCTACATTCTGAAGACAACTGAGAAACCGAGAGATGTTATGAATTTGATCCAGAGGATGGAGGAATCAGGTTGTAAGTTGGACTCTGACACGTATAACTTAATATTGAACCTCTATGTCAGTATGAAATATGAGAAGGGGGTACAGCAAGTATGGGAGGAGATGGAGAGGAATGGATCAGGTCCAGATCAGCGATCATTTACTATTATGGTCCATGGACTTCATTCCCAGGGACAGCTGGACCAGGCTTTGCAATATTACACGACAATGAAGTCGAGAGGGATGACTCCAGAGCCAAGAACCAGGATATTGGTGAAAGCAATACATATGAAGAAGGATGGGCCTGAGACTGAAGATCGATCCCCAAGTATGACTGGGAAAAATCTAAAATTGGATCGTCGATCAGGACTTTTCCAAGTTCGTAAATAG